The following are from one region of the Onthophagus taurus isolate NC unplaced genomic scaffold, IU_Otau_3.0 ScKx7SY_15, whole genome shotgun sequence genome:
- the LOC111417842 gene encoding piggyBac transposable element-derived protein 4-like, which yields MSRERFKFLLDCLRFDDKDTRDERKKSDALAAIRDIWDEFINQCRNLYRPSSYVTIDEQLLGFRGRCPFRMYIPNKPSKYGIKIVFICDVSSKYMFDAMPYLGKSTNTNGMPLGEYYVKTLCETILGSNRNITMDNWFTSVKLADDLLAPPHKLTMVSTVRKNKREIPAEMLATKNRDPGSSRVCVDEQKVLVSYTPRQKKNVLLLSTKREGCSISKTLGIPKIIETYNRQKGQWIYWTKCVQISVLLGKLKDSPSSFSMVY from the coding sequence GgacgaaagaaaaaaatcggaTGCATTGGCGGCTATCCGAGATATTTGGGACGAATTTATAAATCAGTGCAGAAATTTGTATAGACCAAGCTCTTACGTCACTATTGACGAACAACTATTAGGTTTTCGAGGAAGATGTCCCTTTCGAATGTACATACCAAATAAGCCGTCAAAATATGggataaaaatagttttcatATGTGATGTTTCATCAAAATACATGTTCGACGCCATGCCCTACTTGGGCAAAAGCACAAACACGAATGGAATGCCTTTGGGCGAATATTATGTAAAAACATTGTGTGAAACAATTTTAGGATCAAATAGAAATATCACAATGGACAATTGGTTTACGTCCGTCAAACTAGCtgatgatttattagctcCACCTCACAAGCTTACTATGGTTAGTActgtaagaaaaaataaacggGAGATTCCAGCAGAAATGTTAGCAACTAAGAATCGCGATCCAGGTAGCTCTAGAGTTTGTGTTGACGAACAAAAAGTGCTTGTCTCCTATACACCCAGACAGAAGAAAAACGTTCTACTTTTATCAACAAAGCGCGAAGGATGtagtatctcaaaaactttaggaataccaaaaattattgagaCATACAATAGACAAAAGGGTCAGTGGATATATTGGACCAAATGTGTTCAAATATCAGTACTTCTAGGAAAACTAAAAGATAGTCCCTCTAGTTTTTCTATGGTATACTAA